A genomic window from Microbacterium sp. ET2 includes:
- a CDS encoding ATP-binding cassette domain-containing protein, whose protein sequence is MAFIEARDLVKTYQPKGAPEVRALDGLTLQVPEGTVTALLGPNGAGKTTTVKVLTTLIRPDSGQATIGGVDVLADPQAIRRMSGASGQYAAVDENLTGFENLLMVGLLYHLGRRRATQRARELIEVFDLVEAQNRPVKGFSGGMRRRIDLAGALVINPPVLFLDEPTTGLDPRSRLALWDIIESLVAGGTTLLLTTQYLEEADRLADSISIIDTGKVIAEGTADEPEGIGRRPAGGGHPGRPGRQRGGDRHPPAPRNRSGRR, encoded by the coding sequence ATGGCATTCATCGAGGCGAGGGACCTCGTCAAGACCTACCAGCCCAAGGGCGCGCCCGAGGTCCGCGCGCTCGACGGCCTGACCCTGCAGGTGCCGGAGGGAACGGTCACCGCTCTCCTCGGCCCGAACGGCGCGGGGAAGACCACCACCGTCAAGGTGCTGACGACTCTGATCCGCCCCGATTCCGGTCAGGCGACGATCGGCGGCGTCGACGTCCTCGCCGACCCGCAGGCGATCCGGCGCATGAGCGGCGCGAGCGGACAGTACGCGGCGGTGGATGAGAACCTCACCGGGTTCGAGAACCTGCTGATGGTCGGCTTGCTCTACCATCTGGGTCGGCGCCGGGCGACACAGCGCGCTCGGGAGCTGATCGAGGTGTTCGACCTCGTCGAGGCGCAGAACCGGCCGGTGAAAGGCTTCTCGGGAGGCATGCGGAGACGGATCGACCTGGCGGGCGCCCTCGTCATCAATCCCCCGGTCCTCTTCCTCGACGAGCCGACGACCGGTCTCGATCCGCGCAGCAGGCTCGCCCTGTGGGACATCATCGAGTCTCTCGTCGCAGGAGGCACGACCCTCCTCCTGACCACCCAGTACCTCGAGGAGGCCGACCGACTGGCCGACTCGATCTCGATCATCGACACCGGCAAAGTCATCGCCGAGGGCACGGCCGACGAGCCTGAAGGCATCGGTCGGCGGCCAGCGGGTGGCGGTCACCCTGGTCGACCAGGCCGACAGAGAGGCGGTGACCGACATCCTCCGGCGCCGCGGAACCGGAGCGGTCGTCGCTGA
- a CDS encoding acyl-CoA dehydrogenase family protein, with translation MSAVDARTASLVGERHENGEGASFAAFLDRVAAGSVDRERDRRLLFDEVAELRALGFGALRVPAARGGVDLPFVEVIDRIIRLSSADASLGHLWRGHIAFVEDLRAQGGGADDRWWHRILAGDLIGNAQSERHGTARLDTRIDRVGDELLLTGTKYYTTGSIYADWIHLAALDGDERVAVTVSAIHEGVRPVDDWDGFGQLLTGSGTTTFERVPVDPRDVIAWVDDARRWAALGSIYQLTLIAVIAGIAQRALDDTVAFVRPRRRTFGFAGETLPADDPLVQLVVGEVSAAASAARRLVLSVAAELGDALDDQSAAGADRLRALQLEVYRLQEVVPRLVLDAATRLFEVGGASAVSVTTALDRHWRNVRTIASHNPVVQRARAIGQWELRGTLPDWKAPGR, from the coding sequence TTGAGCGCCGTCGACGCCCGGACGGCCTCCCTCGTCGGCGAGCGGCACGAGAACGGTGAGGGGGCCTCCTTCGCGGCCTTCCTCGACCGGGTCGCCGCCGGTTCGGTCGACCGCGAGCGAGACCGGCGGCTCCTCTTCGACGAGGTCGCCGAGCTGCGCGCCCTCGGATTCGGCGCGCTGCGGGTGCCGGCCGCGCGCGGCGGGGTCGACCTCCCGTTCGTTGAGGTCATCGACCGCATCATCCGCCTCTCGTCCGCCGATGCGAGCCTCGGTCACCTGTGGCGCGGACACATCGCGTTCGTCGAGGATCTCCGGGCGCAGGGTGGGGGAGCGGATGACCGGTGGTGGCACCGCATCCTCGCCGGTGACCTGATCGGCAACGCCCAGTCCGAGCGGCACGGCACCGCGCGGCTGGACACCCGCATCGACCGCGTGGGGGACGAACTGCTGCTCACCGGCACGAAGTACTACACGACCGGCAGCATCTACGCCGACTGGATCCACCTCGCGGCGCTCGACGGCGACGAGCGGGTCGCCGTCACGGTGTCGGCGATCCACGAGGGGGTGCGCCCGGTGGACGACTGGGACGGTTTCGGGCAGCTCCTGACCGGCAGCGGCACGACGACCTTCGAGCGGGTGCCGGTCGATCCGCGCGATGTGATCGCGTGGGTAGACGACGCGCGGCGATGGGCGGCTCTGGGAAGCATCTACCAACTGACGCTCATCGCTGTCATCGCCGGCATCGCGCAACGCGCGCTCGACGACACCGTCGCGTTCGTCCGGCCGCGGCGGCGGACCTTCGGCTTCGCCGGCGAGACGCTGCCCGCCGACGACCCGCTCGTGCAGCTCGTGGTGGGTGAGGTGAGTGCGGCCGCCTCCGCCGCGCGACGTCTTGTGCTCTCGGTCGCCGCCGAGCTCGGCGACGCGCTGGATGACCAGAGCGCCGCCGGTGCCGACCGGCTCCGCGCGCTCCAGCTCGAGGTCTACCGGCTGCAGGAGGTCGTGCCCCGCCTGGTCCTGGATGCCGCGACGCGGCTGTTCGAGGTCGGCGGAGCGTCGGCGGTGAGCGTGACCACGGCGCTCGACCGCCACTGGCGGAACGTCCGCACGATCGCCTCGCACAACCCCGTCGTCCAACGCGCCCGCGCGATCGGCCAGTGGGAGCTGCGGGGGACTCTTCCCGACTGGAAGGCGCCGGGAAGATGA
- a CDS encoding ABC transporter permease has product MSTTARAGEGSAAAALAATLEAEPGTPLSRFVSDGYVATWRNIKKIVRVPDILVFTLIQPIMFVLLFTFVFGSSIAVPGENYTSFLMAGIFAQTIVFGSTYSGSAMAQDLKDGIIDRFRTLPMNGSAVLVGRTVGDLVINVLSLVVMMGTGFIVGWRVESSVPSFFAGVGLLMLFSYAFSWVMAFLGLVVRSPEVINNASFLILFPLTFISNAFVPSENLPGPLRVFAEWNPVSALVQAARVLFGNVPAEAPVADAWPLQHPVVYVLVFAVVMLVIFVPLSIRRFATLSR; this is encoded by the coding sequence ATGAGCACGACGGCACGCGCCGGTGAGGGGTCGGCCGCCGCCGCCCTCGCCGCGACCCTCGAGGCCGAACCGGGAACGCCGCTCAGCCGTTTCGTGTCGGACGGCTACGTCGCGACCTGGCGCAACATCAAGAAGATCGTCCGCGTCCCCGACATCCTGGTCTTCACCCTCATCCAGCCGATCATGTTCGTGCTGCTGTTTACCTTCGTCTTCGGCTCGTCGATCGCGGTGCCGGGTGAGAACTACACGTCGTTCCTCATGGCGGGGATCTTCGCCCAGACGATCGTGTTCGGATCGACCTACTCCGGCTCGGCGATGGCGCAGGACCTGAAGGACGGGATCATCGACCGCTTCCGGACACTCCCGATGAACGGGTCGGCGGTGCTCGTCGGCCGGACTGTCGGCGACCTGGTCATCAACGTCCTGTCACTCGTGGTCATGATGGGCACCGGGTTCATCGTGGGATGGCGCGTGGAGTCGTCTGTGCCGAGCTTCTTCGCGGGCGTCGGACTGCTGATGCTGTTCTCGTACGCGTTCTCCTGGGTCATGGCCTTCCTCGGCCTCGTGGTGCGCAGCCCCGAGGTCATCAACAACGCCTCGTTCCTCATCCTCTTTCCGCTCACCTTCATCTCCAACGCCTTCGTGCCGAGCGAGAATCTGCCCGGTCCCCTGCGGGTCTTCGCAGAGTGGAACCCGGTGTCGGCGCTCGTGCAGGCCGCGCGCGTGCTCTTCGGCAACGTTCCGGCGGAGGCGCCGGTCGCCGATGCGTGGCCCCTGCAGCATCCGGTCGTCTACGTCCTGGTGTTCGCCGTCGTGATGCTCGTGATCTTCGTGCCGCTGTCGATCAGGCGCTTCGCGACCCTCAGTCGCTGA
- a CDS encoding glycosyltransferase family 2 protein produces the protein MTGRVAVVTAWSRDREDHLRRQRAFLSGVSASGIEVLRIDVGLDADPASITPGVVAGHVPPGSHGVRVGAARNEGARIALDHGAEVLVFLDVDCLPGPEMLSRYVEVLRAQPSDIVCGPVTYLASPQRPGWLDELDAMTRPHPARPNPEPGETRPASADEYDLFWSLSFAVTAMTWRRLGGFDEVYEGYGAEDTHFARRARASGVGLRWVGGAHAYHQWHPAGSPPWRHLDDILRNGELFARTWGEWPMRGWIEAFVVAGAVEEHAGGFRRAVV, from the coding sequence GTGACCGGGCGCGTGGCGGTCGTCACCGCGTGGTCGCGCGACCGCGAGGACCATCTGCGCCGCCAACGGGCCTTCCTGTCGGGTGTCTCGGCCTCGGGGATCGAGGTGCTCCGCATCGACGTCGGGCTGGACGCCGACCCCGCCTCGATCACGCCGGGCGTCGTCGCCGGGCATGTGCCGCCCGGATCCCACGGCGTGCGGGTGGGGGCCGCGCGGAACGAGGGCGCCCGCATCGCACTCGATCACGGAGCCGAGGTGCTGGTCTTCCTCGACGTCGACTGCCTTCCCGGCCCCGAGATGCTTTCCCGGTACGTCGAGGTCCTCCGCGCACAACCGTCCGACATCGTCTGCGGACCGGTCACCTATCTCGCGAGCCCCCAACGCCCGGGCTGGTTGGACGAGCTCGACGCGATGACCCGGCCCCACCCGGCGCGGCCGAACCCCGAGCCGGGGGAGACCCGGCCGGCGTCGGCCGATGAGTACGACCTCTTCTGGTCGCTGTCCTTCGCCGTCACCGCCATGACCTGGCGGCGTCTCGGCGGCTTCGACGAGGTGTACGAGGGCTACGGCGCGGAGGACACCCATTTCGCGCGTCGCGCGCGGGCTTCGGGCGTCGGCCTGCGATGGGTCGGTGGGGCACACGCGTACCACCAGTGGCATCCCGCCGGTTCACCCCCCTGGCGACACCTGGACGACATCCTGCGCAACGGCGAGCTGTTCGCGCGCACCTGGGGCGAATGGCCGATGCGGGGCTGGATCGAGGCCTTCGTCGTGGCGGGAGCCGTCGAGGAGCACGCGGGCGGGTTTCGACGCGCGGTGGTCTGA
- a CDS encoding MetQ/NlpA family ABC transporter substrate-binding protein — protein sequence MSAENPAPSGESDLRTALTAQKKKRRTAAIAVGAVAVAGLLAGTVAIVANLGSTEPTANAAEASAAPDDLSVTIATAEDTVFQDTIAEVAAEKGLEVEWLNVDDWVLPNNELVAGTVDANAFQHILYLSAFNTENDADITPVFSTVITQWGIFSATLDDVDALADGARIGIPDDPSNGGRALNILESAGLIELSDDAGDFPTVDDIETNDRNLQFVPLPARDIPLQFEDPSLSAVIVGTSYFDPSQGIGAADALFLDDSLDEKNLPYVNVVATRADDVDNPAWRILEEAYADPRVADALEEEYFGNTVLVDVDVEDLRAKLADLEAAAAQG from the coding sequence ATGTCCGCAGAGAACCCCGCCCCGTCCGGCGAGAGCGACCTTCGCACCGCCCTCACCGCGCAGAAGAAGAAGCGCCGCACCGCCGCCATCGCGGTCGGTGCCGTCGCCGTCGCCGGCCTTCTCGCCGGGACCGTCGCGATCGTCGCGAACCTCGGCAGCACCGAGCCGACCGCGAACGCCGCCGAGGCTTCGGCCGCGCCCGACGACCTCAGCGTCACCATCGCCACCGCCGAAGACACTGTGTTCCAGGACACCATCGCCGAGGTCGCCGCCGAGAAGGGTCTCGAGGTCGAGTGGCTCAACGTGGACGACTGGGTGCTTCCCAATAACGAGCTCGTGGCCGGGACGGTGGACGCCAACGCGTTCCAGCACATCCTGTACCTCAGCGCCTTCAACACCGAGAACGACGCCGACATCACCCCGGTCTTCTCGACCGTGATCACGCAGTGGGGCATCTTCTCGGCCACCCTCGACGACGTCGACGCCCTCGCCGACGGGGCGCGCATCGGCATTCCGGATGACCCGTCGAACGGCGGCCGGGCCCTGAACATCCTCGAGTCGGCCGGGCTCATCGAGCTCTCCGACGACGCCGGTGACTTCCCGACCGTCGACGACATCGAGACCAACGACCGGAACCTGCAGTTCGTGCCGCTCCCCGCCCGCGACATTCCGCTCCAGTTCGAAGACCCGAGCCTCTCGGCCGTCATCGTCGGCACCTCGTACTTCGACCCCTCGCAGGGGATCGGGGCGGCTGACGCGCTCTTCCTCGACGACTCGCTCGATGAGAAGAACCTGCCATACGTCAACGTCGTCGCCACCCGCGCCGACGACGTCGACAACCCCGCGTGGAGGATCCTCGAAGAGGCGTACGCCGACCCCCGCGTGGCCGACGCCCTGGAGGAGGAGTACTTCGGCAACACCGTGCTGGTCGACGTCGACGTCGAAGACCTCCGCGCCAAGCTCGCCGATCTAGAAGCCGCGGCCGCGCAGGGCTGA
- a CDS encoding gluconokinase, which produces MDVPSSAHTLHSPVVVMGVSGAGKTTIGIALASALGAPFIDADDLHSDDAREKMARGEPLTDDDRWPWLARVAARLADVDQPATVIACSALKRAYRDALRAERPDIAFIHLTGTRGRVAERLRHRAGHFMPSALLESQLQTLEPLQADELGAAVSVEGDPAHVTRDAIDALERLSVVVTPAS; this is translated from the coding sequence ATGGATGTCCCCTCGAGCGCGCACACCCTGCACTCCCCCGTCGTCGTCATGGGCGTCTCCGGCGCGGGGAAGACGACCATCGGCATCGCGCTGGCGTCCGCCCTCGGCGCCCCTTTCATCGACGCGGATGACCTGCACTCCGACGACGCGCGCGAGAAGATGGCGCGGGGGGAGCCGCTCACCGACGACGACCGCTGGCCCTGGCTCGCGCGCGTCGCCGCGCGCCTCGCCGACGTCGACCAGCCGGCGACGGTCATCGCCTGCTCGGCGCTGAAGCGCGCGTATCGCGACGCTCTCCGAGCCGAGCGCCCTGACATCGCGTTCATCCATCTCACCGGCACCCGTGGCCGGGTCGCGGAGCGGCTTCGCCACCGGGCAGGGCATTTCATGCCGTCGGCGCTCCTGGAATCGCAGCTTCAGACGCTCGAGCCGCTCCAGGCCGACGAGCTGGGCGCCGCGGTGTCGGTCGAGGGCGACCCTGCGCACGTCACTCGCGACGCGATCGATGCCCTCGAGCGGCTCTCGGTCGTGGTGACGCCGGCCTCGTAG
- a CDS encoding methionine ABC transporter ATP-binding protein, with amino-acid sequence MTTAISFESVSKTFTVRGRRIDALRDVDLTVDRGEIFGIVGYSGAGKSTLLRTVNALERPTSGRVVVDGVEISSLTGRELYAARQGIGMIFQQFNLLRSRTVYKNIAYPLKLAGYSAEQIVDRVEELLEFVGLSDKALAYPSQLSGGQKQRVGIARALATRPDILISDESTSALDPQTTGEVLELLTRINREQGVTIVLVTHEVDVVREIAHRVAVMDSGRVVETGSVYDVFSAPQNPTSRRFVSSVLRHVPSAETLDRLRVRHPGRLVQVRIADDDGAGTVLSRVARDHGVDANVIYGGVDELQGRTFGTLTVELVGLPSDIDDALDDLSAVTAVTELTDTRRPEVTYA; translated from the coding sequence ATGACGACGGCCATCTCCTTCGAGAGCGTGTCGAAGACGTTCACCGTCAGGGGGCGCCGCATCGACGCGCTCCGCGACGTCGACCTGACCGTCGACCGCGGCGAGATCTTCGGAATCGTCGGGTACTCCGGCGCCGGGAAGTCGACCCTCCTGCGCACCGTCAACGCTCTGGAGCGTCCGACATCGGGACGCGTCGTCGTCGACGGCGTGGAGATCTCCTCTCTGACGGGACGAGAACTCTACGCCGCTCGGCAGGGCATCGGCATGATCTTCCAGCAATTCAATCTGCTGCGATCTCGGACGGTCTACAAGAACATCGCGTACCCGCTGAAGCTCGCCGGCTACTCGGCCGAGCAGATCGTCGACAGGGTCGAGGAGCTTCTCGAGTTCGTCGGCCTCTCCGACAAGGCGCTCGCATACCCCTCGCAGCTCTCTGGAGGGCAGAAGCAGCGGGTGGGCATTGCCCGGGCGCTGGCGACGCGTCCCGACATCCTCATCTCCGACGAGTCCACCAGCGCCCTCGACCCCCAGACCACGGGCGAGGTGCTCGAGCTCCTCACACGGATCAACCGCGAGCAGGGCGTCACCATCGTGCTCGTGACCCACGAGGTCGACGTCGTGCGCGAGATCGCCCACCGGGTGGCGGTGATGGACAGCGGACGCGTCGTCGAGACGGGGAGCGTCTACGACGTCTTCTCGGCCCCCCAGAACCCGACCTCGCGGCGGTTCGTGTCGTCGGTCCTCCGCCACGTCCCCTCGGCGGAGACGCTCGATCGACTGCGCGTGCGCCATCCGGGTCGACTGGTGCAGGTGCGGATCGCCGACGACGACGGGGCGGGAACGGTGCTCTCCCGGGTCGCGCGTGACCACGGGGTGGACGCGAACGTCATCTACGGCGGAGTCGACGAACTGCAGGGCCGCACCTTCGGCACACTGACCGTCGAACTGGTGGGTCTGCCATCCGACATCGACGACGCCCTCGACGATCTCTCCGCCGTCACCGCGGTGACGGAGCTGACCGATACGCGACGTCCGGAGGTGACCTATGCGTGA
- a CDS encoding alpha-keto acid decarboxylase family protein, translating to MALHAGTTPGGVYTVGDYLLDRLADAGVRHLFGVPGDFTLSFLDHVQAHPAIEWVGCANELGAGYAADGYARLHGLGALCTTFGVGELSAIAALAGSRAEHVPVVHVVGAPTTATQAAGRATHHTLGDGDFGHFARMTAEIAAAHATVTAGGYADEIDGVLMEARDRRLPGYLVLPADVAAAPATPPVAPLAEHPGVTDAGVAADFRARLTERMTQASTVALLADILVSRLGAEQHLHRVTALGVPHATLLWGRRVVDESAPGYLGSYLGASSDEHVRIAVEDADLLVMAGVQFTDLTSGFFSQRIDSARAVEIGGEAVSWDGRIFSPLAMTDALDIVAEVLTKAGVGGSPMASAAPGQSTETASNDIDSLLGQEALWREVADFLSPGDIVFADQGTSFYGMADHRLPGGVTFVGQPLWASIGYTLPAVLGAALAAPDRRPVLLIGDGAAQMTVAELGTLLRRGIPAVVIVVDNAGYTVERVIHGANEAYNDIGTWDWVQLMKAMDAAGSARGIRVDTPDALRAALAEARDGATLTLIQAVVPPQDVPPVLRTIATAAAAANRAPA from the coding sequence GTGGCACTTCACGCAGGGACGACGCCGGGAGGCGTGTACACCGTGGGCGACTACCTCCTCGACCGGCTGGCCGACGCAGGTGTTCGGCACCTGTTCGGCGTGCCGGGTGATTTCACCCTGTCGTTCCTCGACCACGTCCAGGCCCACCCCGCCATCGAGTGGGTCGGATGCGCGAACGAGCTGGGCGCCGGCTACGCCGCCGACGGCTACGCGCGACTGCACGGACTGGGCGCGCTCTGCACCACTTTCGGGGTCGGCGAGCTGTCCGCGATCGCGGCCCTCGCGGGCAGCCGCGCCGAGCACGTCCCCGTTGTGCACGTGGTGGGAGCGCCGACGACGGCCACCCAGGCGGCGGGCCGGGCGACGCATCACACGCTCGGTGACGGCGACTTCGGGCACTTCGCGCGGATGACCGCCGAGATCGCCGCGGCCCACGCGACGGTCACCGCCGGGGGGTACGCCGATGAGATCGACGGCGTCCTGATGGAGGCCCGTGACCGCCGCCTTCCCGGCTACCTCGTGCTGCCGGCGGATGTCGCGGCGGCACCCGCCACCCCGCCCGTGGCTCCGCTCGCGGAGCATCCCGGGGTCACCGACGCGGGCGTCGCGGCCGACTTCCGTGCCCGGCTGACCGAGCGGATGACGCAGGCGTCGACCGTGGCGCTCCTCGCGGACATCCTCGTCTCCCGCCTCGGGGCCGAGCAGCACCTGCATCGGGTGACCGCCCTCGGCGTCCCGCACGCGACGCTGCTCTGGGGGCGTCGCGTCGTCGACGAGTCGGCGCCGGGATACCTCGGCTCCTACCTGGGCGCCTCCAGTGACGAGCACGTGCGCATCGCCGTCGAAGACGCGGATCTGCTCGTCATGGCCGGCGTGCAGTTCACCGACCTGACCAGTGGCTTCTTCTCGCAGCGCATCGACTCCGCCCGCGCGGTCGAGATCGGTGGCGAAGCGGTCTCGTGGGACGGGCGCATCTTCTCGCCGCTGGCGATGACCGACGCGTTGGACATCGTCGCCGAGGTTCTCACCAAGGCGGGCGTGGGCGGGAGTCCGATGGCCTCAGCGGCTCCGGGGCAATCGACCGAGACCGCTTCGAACGACATCGACAGTCTGCTCGGGCAGGAGGCCCTGTGGCGCGAAGTCGCCGACTTCCTCAGTCCCGGAGACATCGTCTTCGCCGATCAGGGCACCTCGTTCTACGGCATGGCCGATCACCGACTGCCCGGCGGTGTCACCTTCGTCGGACAGCCGCTCTGGGCCTCGATCGGCTACACCCTGCCGGCGGTGCTCGGCGCGGCGCTCGCCGCGCCCGACCGACGCCCCGTGCTGCTCATCGGCGACGGTGCCGCCCAGATGACCGTCGCCGAGCTCGGCACGCTCCTGCGCCGGGGCATCCCGGCCGTGGTGATCGTCGTCGACAACGCCGGGTACACCGTCGAACGCGTCATCCACGGGGCGAACGAGGCGTACAACGACATCGGCACGTGGGACTGGGTGCAGCTGATGAAGGCGATGGATGCAGCGGGGTCGGCCCGCGGCATCCGTGTCGACACCCCCGACGCGTTGCGCGCGGCGCTCGCCGAGGCGCGAGACGGCGCGACACTCACGCTGATCCAGGCGGTCGTGCCGCCACAGGACGTGCCTCCGGTCCTTCGGACCATCGCCACCGCGGCCGCTGCGGCCAACCGCGCGCCGGCCTGA
- a CDS encoding NtaA/DmoA family FMN-dependent monooxygenase (This protein belongs to a clade of FMN-dependent monooxygenases, within a broader family of flavin-dependent oxidoreductases, the luciferase-like monooxygenase (LMM) family, some of whose members use coenzyme F420 rather than FMN.) — protein sequence MTSASPEKKPLILNLFEMNTVSHITHGLWTLPDNNRHRHGEIGYWTELAQILEEGGFDGVFLADVVGAYDTFRGGPDTAVKEGLQIPSHDPLLVIPLMAAVTRHLGFGVTFSTSYEPPFSFARRMSTLDHLTGGRVGWNIVTSYLPNAARNFGLAEEIPHDERYEIADEFLEVVYKLWEGSWDDDAVVADRENGVFARPEMVRYVDHVGEHFRVAGPHLVEPSPQRTPVLYQATQSPAGIAFAGRHAELVFTGGRTAEDFRRHAADMRAAAEASGRSGDDVKFIVQAGVVVGRTEEEAADKWRSYRERQSLEGILAHASLPLDLPRLPREQTIAAALADAGLSPGAMGPIDGSATVGAVLDRFAAQREGRFFVAGTPTVVADEIESWLDEDGVDGINLRQYHSFDTARDFVELVVPELRRRGRIRERPAEPQTLRERLFGKGSRLAAPHPAATYRGAAGVRASREPLRFSA from the coding sequence ATGACCTCTGCGTCCCCCGAGAAGAAGCCGCTCATCCTGAACCTGTTCGAGATGAACACCGTCAGCCACATCACCCACGGGCTGTGGACGCTTCCCGACAACAACCGTCACCGTCACGGTGAGATCGGGTACTGGACCGAGCTTGCTCAGATCCTCGAGGAGGGGGGATTCGACGGAGTGTTCCTCGCCGACGTCGTCGGCGCCTACGACACGTTCCGTGGCGGCCCCGACACCGCCGTGAAGGAGGGGCTGCAGATCCCCTCCCACGACCCGCTGCTGGTCATCCCGCTCATGGCGGCCGTCACCCGGCACCTCGGCTTCGGCGTGACGTTCTCGACCAGCTACGAGCCGCCGTTCTCGTTCGCGCGGCGCATGTCGACGCTCGACCACCTCACCGGAGGCCGCGTCGGATGGAACATCGTCACGTCCTACCTTCCGAACGCCGCGCGCAACTTCGGCCTCGCCGAGGAGATCCCGCACGACGAGCGCTACGAGATCGCCGATGAGTTCCTCGAGGTCGTGTACAAGCTGTGGGAGGGATCGTGGGATGACGACGCCGTCGTCGCCGACCGTGAGAACGGCGTGTTCGCCCGGCCCGAGATGGTGCGCTACGTCGACCACGTCGGCGAGCACTTCCGGGTGGCAGGACCGCACCTGGTCGAACCCTCTCCGCAGCGGACACCCGTGCTGTACCAGGCGACGCAATCGCCCGCGGGGATCGCGTTCGCCGGGCGGCACGCCGAGCTCGTCTTCACCGGGGGGCGCACCGCCGAGGACTTCCGCCGCCACGCCGCCGACATGCGGGCGGCGGCCGAGGCGAGCGGGCGGTCGGGCGACGACGTGAAGTTCATCGTCCAGGCGGGCGTCGTTGTGGGGCGCACCGAGGAGGAGGCGGCCGACAAGTGGCGTAGCTACCGCGAACGGCAGAGTCTCGAGGGCATCCTGGCGCACGCCAGCCTGCCGCTGGACCTCCCGCGCCTGCCTCGCGAGCAGACGATCGCGGCGGCGCTCGCCGACGCAGGCCTGTCGCCGGGGGCGATGGGGCCGATCGACGGGTCGGCGACGGTCGGCGCGGTCCTCGACCGATTCGCCGCGCAACGTGAGGGACGCTTCTTCGTCGCAGGCACCCCCACCGTCGTGGCGGACGAGATCGAGAGCTGGCTCGACGAGGACGGCGTGGACGGCATCAACCTGCGCCAGTACCACTCGTTCGACACCGCGCGCGACTTCGTCGAGCTGGTCGTACCGGAGTTGCGGCGGCGCGGACGCATCCGCGAGCGACCGGCGGAGCCGCAGACGCTCCGGGAGCGACTGTTCGGGAAGGGGTCGCGGCTGGCCGCGCCCCACCCGGCGGCGACGTATCGCGGGGCGGCAGGGGTACGCGCGAGCCGCGAACCGCTGCGGTTCTCGGCCTGA
- a CDS encoding methionine ABC transporter permease, with amino-acid sequence MREFDLEAFLPRFFQALAETGLMVSVAFLGAAIIGILLGLLLYASRPGNLLENRVIFGVLNFVINVIRPIPFLIVAIALIPLTRMVFGTGIGPLPATLPLVLVASVAIARVAESNLVAVDPGSIEAGAAMGASPARVLFTIVVPEALGPLTLGLTYILVALVDATAVAGVVGGGGLGDLALKFGYARFDWITVLIVVVTLIVLVQLAQLIGNAVAKRVLH; translated from the coding sequence ATGCGTGAGTTCGACCTCGAGGCATTCCTGCCCCGCTTCTTCCAGGCGCTGGCCGAGACGGGACTGATGGTCTCCGTCGCGTTCCTCGGCGCCGCGATCATCGGGATTCTCCTAGGTCTGCTGCTCTACGCTTCGCGCCCGGGGAATCTGCTGGAGAACCGCGTCATCTTCGGGGTGTTGAACTTCGTCATCAACGTCATCCGGCCGATCCCGTTCCTCATCGTCGCGATCGCGCTCATTCCGCTCACCCGGATGGTGTTCGGAACCGGCATCGGTCCGCTTCCCGCGACACTCCCTCTCGTGCTCGTCGCGAGTGTGGCGATCGCCCGCGTCGCGGAGTCGAATCTCGTCGCCGTCGATCCGGGATCGATCGAGGCGGGAGCGGCGATGGGTGCGAGCCCCGCCCGGGTGCTCTTCACGATCGTGGTGCCCGAAGCGCTCGGGCCCTTGACGCTCGGACTGACCTACATCCTCGTCGCGCTCGTCGACGCCACGGCCGTCGCCGGCGTCGTGGGCGGCGGGGGGCTCGGCGACCTGGCGCTGAAGTTCGGGTACGCGCGTTTCGACTGGATCACGGTTCTGATCGTCGTCGTCACGCTCATCGTGCTGGTCCAGCTCGCGCAGCTGATCGGGAACGCCGTCGCGAAGCGGGTGCTGCATTGA